From the Pectobacterium carotovorum genome, one window contains:
- a CDS encoding PRD domain-containing protein, whose translation MIKVKKALNNSMLLVDHEQQEMILLGKGIGFGARPGSLIDVTHVEQVFIPLENLKSRHFLSLTDTIPAAFFDITHEIVTLAQGQYAEKLNSVLFFTLAEHLYFAVERSKTGNHFINKLSWEVKRYYQKEYAIGVQAKDRVSARFNVTLPDDEAINIAFHLINAAGSAEIADAHQQVQLVNRLAEIVRYKLNKNIDVNAVDYLRFITHLRYFSERVIARKIALGRTDDFYQELLKHYPEAMAISWAIRDYVQEKYQMALPKEELTWLTMHISRLAESQTP comes from the coding sequence ATGATTAAAGTGAAAAAAGCGTTAAATAACAGCATGCTGTTAGTCGATCATGAGCAGCAGGAGATGATCCTGTTGGGTAAAGGCATCGGGTTTGGTGCCAGACCCGGTTCATTGATTGATGTGACACACGTTGAGCAGGTTTTCATTCCGCTGGAAAACCTGAAATCACGGCATTTTCTTTCATTGACCGACACCATTCCTGCGGCTTTTTTTGACATCACCCATGAGATTGTCACGCTGGCGCAAGGTCAGTACGCCGAAAAGCTGAATTCGGTGCTGTTCTTTACGCTGGCGGAACATCTCTATTTCGCGGTTGAACGTAGCAAAACGGGCAACCATTTCATCAATAAGCTCAGTTGGGAAGTCAAACGCTATTACCAAAAAGAGTACGCCATCGGCGTGCAGGCAAAAGATCGCGTGTCGGCGCGTTTTAACGTCACGCTGCCTGATGACGAGGCCATCAACATCGCGTTTCACCTCATTAATGCCGCCGGCAGCGCCGAAATCGCCGATGCCCATCAGCAGGTTCAGTTGGTGAACCGTCTGGCGGAAATTGTCCGCTACAAATTAAACAAGAATATTGACGTCAACGCCGTCGATTATCTCCGTTTTATCACCCATCTACGGTATTTCTCCGAACGGGTGATTGCCCGCAAAATCGCGCTGGGGCGCACGGACGATTTCTATCAGGAACTGCTGAAACACTACCCTGAAGCGATGGCAATATCCTGGGCTATCAGAGATTACGTGCAGGAAAAATACCAGATGGCCTTGCCAAAAGAAGAGCTCACCTGGCTGACCATGCATATCAGCAGGCTGGCCGAAAGCCAGACGCCATAG
- a CDS encoding LysR family transcriptional regulator: MDRFDAMRAFARVVEAGSFTKAAQTLHMSKTTVTQLIQQLEARLRVKLLHRTTRKLGVTPDGAVYYERVIRLLADMEDAENSLSSAATTPRGRLRVDVPSPLARLVLVPALPAFHARYPDIQFDMGVSDRVVDLIGDNVDCVLRGGEINDLSLIARHVGDLQIGVYVAPSYVERLGAPAHPRELENTDHRIVGFLSSRTGKIDSLVLHGESEHIEIKSSYVLAVDDGNAYLEAGLAGLGVIALPVYMAAAHQACGALIPLFEQWRINPMPLHLAFPPNRHVNAKLRVFIDWIVELMQQHVPNSNNK, encoded by the coding sequence ATGGATCGTTTCGATGCGATGCGCGCCTTTGCTCGCGTGGTGGAGGCAGGTAGCTTCACAAAGGCTGCCCAAACGCTGCATATGAGCAAAACCACGGTGACGCAACTCATTCAGCAGTTGGAAGCGCGCCTGCGCGTCAAGTTACTCCATCGCACCACCCGCAAGCTCGGTGTGACTCCCGATGGCGCGGTCTACTATGAACGCGTCATCCGCCTGCTAGCGGACATGGAAGATGCTGAAAACAGCCTGTCCAGTGCAGCGACTACGCCCAGGGGGCGGCTGCGGGTGGATGTGCCCAGTCCGCTGGCCCGCCTTGTGCTCGTGCCAGCACTACCGGCTTTCCACGCACGCTACCCTGATATCCAGTTCGACATGGGCGTGAGTGACCGGGTGGTGGATCTGATCGGCGACAACGTGGATTGCGTCCTGCGCGGTGGCGAAATCAACGACCTGTCCCTGATCGCACGTCATGTCGGCGATTTGCAAATCGGCGTCTACGTCGCCCCCAGTTATGTGGAACGCCTTGGCGCCCCTGCACATCCGCGAGAGCTGGAAAACACTGACCATCGCATAGTGGGATTCTTGTCCTCACGCACCGGCAAGATTGATTCTCTGGTACTGCACGGTGAGAGTGAACATATTGAAATCAAGAGCAGCTATGTGCTTGCCGTGGATGATGGCAATGCTTACCTCGAAGCTGGGTTAGCTGGGTTAGGCGTGATTGCGCTGCCAGTCTATATGGCGGCAGCACATCAGGCTTGTGGCGCCTTGATTCCGCTATTTGAACAGTGGCGTATTAATCCAATGCCCCTGCACCTGGCATTTCCGCCGAACCGCCATGTCAACGCCAAGCTGCGAGTTTTTATTGATTGGATCGTTGAATTGATGCAGCAGCATGTCCCCAATTCCAACAATAAGTAA
- a CDS encoding zinc-binding alcohol dehydrogenase family protein — MKAAVYDVEGAPSVLKYVDIPDPVTGPDDILISVEAISIEGGDLINRRSTPPPLLSWILGYAAAGTVVAVGSNVRSRTIGDRVAAFNMQGSHAERWAVPAERTWLIPDGVDTAEAAVLPISFGTAYHCLFTRGMLRRGETVLIQAAAGGVGLAAVQLASQVGATVIAVASGTQRRSRLLELGADHVVDRAENNVVDSVRQYTHGAGVDLVIDPVGTTLPASLSALAPEGRLVFVGNAGGGSLTVDLWPPMQSNQTLMGVFMGPLFERPEVRASVDDMLQAVAAGRIRVVIDRIFPLANAAAAHEFAETAKPLGRIVMKP; from the coding sequence ATGAAAGCAGCGGTTTATGACGTGGAAGGCGCTCCCAGCGTCCTGAAATATGTCGATATCCCTGATCCGGTCACAGGGCCTGACGACATCCTGATTTCTGTCGAGGCTATCTCGATTGAAGGTGGAGATCTGATCAACCGCCGTTCAACTCCGCCGCCTCTTCTTTCATGGATCCTCGGCTACGCGGCCGCGGGCACTGTTGTTGCAGTCGGATCGAACGTCCGTAGCCGTACGATTGGGGACAGAGTCGCTGCTTTTAACATGCAGGGATCACATGCGGAACGTTGGGCTGTGCCCGCAGAACGAACCTGGCTTATACCAGATGGGGTGGATACGGCAGAAGCGGCGGTGTTACCGATTTCTTTTGGAACCGCATATCATTGCCTCTTCACTCGAGGCATGCTCCGGCGCGGAGAAACTGTCCTTATTCAGGCAGCCGCTGGTGGCGTGGGGCTCGCGGCCGTTCAGCTTGCTTCACAAGTAGGCGCGACGGTCATCGCCGTGGCAAGTGGAACGCAGCGAAGAAGCCGGTTGCTTGAACTTGGTGCCGATCATGTCGTGGATCGTGCAGAGAATAACGTCGTGGACAGTGTCCGGCAGTACACCCATGGCGCCGGTGTTGACCTCGTCATCGATCCGGTGGGGACGACGTTGCCCGCTTCGCTTTCTGCGCTCGCTCCGGAAGGACGTCTCGTCTTCGTCGGTAATGCGGGCGGTGGTAGCCTGACTGTCGACTTGTGGCCGCCAATGCAGTCTAACCAGACACTCATGGGGGTATTCATGGGACCCCTTTTTGAAAGGCCCGAAGTTCGGGCAAGTGTGGACGACATGTTGCAGGCTGTAGCAGCAGGGCGCATCAGAGTTGTCATTGACCGCATCTTCCCCCTGGCCAATGCTGCCGCTGCGCACGAATTCGCCGAGACAGCGAAACCGCTTGGCCGCATCGTGATGAAGCCATGA
- a CDS encoding Fe(3+) ABC transporter substrate-binding protein, whose amino-acid sequence MSKTLSVLRKKARLLTLASSLMVAYALPAAAADDSLTLYTTREPGLIQPLLDAFTKETSVKVNTVFIKDGMLERVKAEGQNSPADLLMTVDAGNLIDLVEAGVTQPIQSSTLTDVIPAALRDKDNQWFGLSMRSRVLYAEKSLPLTGITYENLADPKWKGKVCIRAGQHPYNTALVAAMIAHHGEAKTETWLRGVKDNLARKATGGDRDVARDILGGICDVGLANSYYVGHMKNAKEGTDARKWGDAIKVVQPKFENGGTHVNITGAAVARHAPHKDQAVKLMEYLVSAPAQQLYAQANYEYPVRKGVTLDSTIGSTIGEVDVDSIPLTDIVKFRKQASQLVDKVGFDQ is encoded by the coding sequence ATGTCAAAAACGCTGTCTGTTCTGCGCAAAAAAGCGCGCCTGCTGACGCTGGCTTCATCGCTGATGGTTGCCTATGCCCTGCCTGCTGCCGCAGCAGATGACTCTCTGACCCTCTATACCACGCGTGAGCCCGGCCTGATTCAGCCGCTGCTGGATGCGTTCACCAAAGAGACGTCGGTTAAAGTCAATACCGTGTTCATCAAGGACGGCATGCTGGAACGTGTGAAGGCGGAAGGCCAGAACTCACCGGCTGACCTGCTGATGACCGTTGATGCCGGTAACCTGATCGATCTGGTAGAAGCCGGTGTCACACAGCCGATTCAGTCCAGCACGCTAACCGACGTCATTCCTGCGGCGCTGCGCGATAAAGACAACCAGTGGTTCGGCCTGTCGATGCGCTCGCGCGTGCTCTATGCGGAAAAATCCCTGCCGCTGACCGGCATTACTTACGAAAATCTGGCCGATCCGAAATGGAAAGGCAAAGTGTGTATCCGTGCAGGTCAACACCCTTACAATACCGCGCTGGTTGCCGCAATGATTGCGCACCACGGCGAAGCCAAGACGGAAACCTGGCTGCGCGGCGTGAAAGACAATCTGGCGCGTAAAGCCACCGGTGGTGACCGCGACGTCGCGCGCGATATCCTCGGCGGCATCTGCGATGTGGGTCTGGCGAACTCTTATTATGTCGGCCACATGAAGAATGCCAAAGAAGGCACCGACGCCCGTAAATGGGGCGATGCCATCAAGGTGGTTCAGCCTAAATTTGAAAACGGCGGTACGCACGTCAATATCACTGGCGCAGCCGTTGCCCGCCATGCACCGCATAAAGATCAGGCGGTGAAATTGATGGAATATCTGGTTTCCGCGCCGGCTCAGCAGCTCTACGCACAGGCAAACTATGAGTATCCGGTTCGCAAAGGCGTCACGCTGGATTCCACCATTGGCAGCACAATCGGCGAAGTGGATGTCGATAGCATTCCGCTGACCGACATCGTTAAATTCCGTAAACAGGCCAGTCAGTTGGTAGATAAAGTTGGATTCGATCAATAA
- a CDS encoding beta-glucoside-specific PTS transporter subunit IIABC, which produces MSHTAEDNNATAYATTAEKIITLVGGINNIEHIEHCSTRLRLSLYDNSQVNQRELEKVPGVLGVRVNVQCQVIIGSEVMQVYEAVQNLAAGRKETGRAAPAKTNRTAFVIDFIISVFQPLVPAIAGGGVLKSLLLLLDLLGWLTKDSSTYKVLDNIGSAPLYFLPILVGITTAMKLKVNVLVAVSAVSVMVLPAMSKQLAEGAEFLSLDLKNVAYASQVFPAILCVIFYAQTEKLFNRYSPSALRIFLSPMLSLLVTVPVTLLVLGPLGYELGAGLASVILWLYSKLGFVATGLLAAALPFMVASGMHKPMLPYAVSSMSQFGKEMLYLPASLAHNIAESGACMAIALKSKDKTLKSTALSAGISALFGITEPALYGITLLNKKALYSVIAGSLVGGAFIGWMAIEAFALVGPGLASISMFVSPENSWNIVYAIAGAALSFAIAFLSALFLWREEKPAAEVEAEEAHHAIAECQFASPIEGKVIPLESVNDEIFSKRIMGDGIAIIPEKGVLYAPANGTIENVFETGHAVSMLTDSGAELIFHIGIDTIKLNGQGFQPKVTAGQRVNTGDVLVEFDLDSLIAAGYDPVVMMVITNSERFRVIPEATDVVIHPHTIIMTLKESV; this is translated from the coding sequence ATGAGCCACACAGCAGAAGATAATAACGCGACAGCCTATGCCACCACCGCGGAAAAAATCATCACATTAGTCGGTGGGATTAACAACATTGAGCACATTGAGCACTGCTCTACGCGGTTACGGCTAAGCCTTTACGACAATAGTCAGGTGAACCAGCGCGAGCTGGAAAAAGTACCAGGCGTGCTGGGCGTTCGGGTCAACGTACAGTGTCAGGTGATCATCGGCAGCGAAGTGATGCAGGTGTACGAAGCGGTGCAGAACCTCGCCGCAGGCCGCAAAGAAACAGGCCGCGCCGCGCCAGCAAAAACCAACCGCACGGCTTTTGTCATCGATTTTATCATCAGCGTTTTTCAGCCGCTGGTTCCTGCCATTGCCGGCGGCGGCGTGCTCAAGTCGCTGCTATTGCTGCTGGACCTGCTCGGCTGGCTCACCAAAGACAGTTCAACCTACAAGGTGCTGGATAACATCGGTTCCGCCCCGCTCTATTTCCTGCCGATTCTGGTGGGAATCACCACCGCAATGAAGCTGAAAGTCAATGTGCTGGTCGCCGTTTCCGCCGTCTCTGTCATGGTGTTGCCTGCCATGTCTAAACAGCTGGCGGAAGGCGCGGAGTTTCTCTCACTCGACCTGAAAAACGTCGCTTATGCCTCGCAGGTTTTCCCGGCAATTCTGTGCGTCATTTTCTATGCGCAAACCGAAAAGCTCTTCAACCGCTACTCGCCGAGCGCCCTGCGTATTTTTCTGTCACCGATGCTCTCGCTGCTGGTCACCGTTCCTGTCACGCTGCTGGTTCTTGGCCCGTTGGGTTATGAACTCGGTGCGGGGCTGGCTAGCGTGATCCTCTGGCTGTACAGCAAACTGGGCTTTGTGGCGACGGGATTACTCGCCGCTGCGCTGCCCTTCATGGTGGCGTCGGGGATGCATAAACCGATGCTGCCTTATGCCGTTTCCTCCATGAGTCAGTTTGGTAAGGAGATGCTTTACCTGCCCGCGTCGCTCGCACACAACATCGCCGAATCGGGTGCCTGTATGGCGATAGCGCTCAAGAGCAAAGACAAAACGCTAAAATCGACGGCGCTTTCCGCCGGTATTTCCGCCCTGTTTGGTATCACCGAACCCGCGCTGTACGGGATTACGCTGCTGAATAAAAAGGCGCTCTACAGCGTGATCGCGGGTAGCCTGGTCGGCGGCGCGTTTATCGGCTGGATGGCGATCGAAGCCTTTGCGCTGGTTGGCCCCGGCCTGGCCAGTATCTCCATGTTTGTTTCGCCGGAAAATAGCTGGAACATCGTCTATGCCATTGCCGGTGCGGCGCTCTCTTTTGCCATCGCCTTTCTCTCCGCGCTGTTCCTCTGGCGGGAAGAAAAACCCGCCGCTGAGGTAGAAGCAGAAGAAGCCCATCACGCTATCGCTGAATGCCAGTTCGCTAGCCCGATTGAAGGAAAAGTGATCCCGCTGGAAAGCGTAAACGATGAAATCTTCTCCAAACGCATTATGGGTGACGGCATTGCCATCATCCCTGAGAAAGGCGTGCTCTATGCTCCGGCGAACGGCACGATTGAGAACGTGTTTGAAACGGGTCATGCCGTCAGCATGCTCACCGACAGCGGTGCCGAACTGATTTTCCATATCGGTATCGATACCATCAAACTCAATGGTCAGGGCTTTCAGCCAAAGGTCACGGCCGGTCAACGGGTTAATACCGGCGATGTCCTTGTTGAATTTGACCTCGATAGCCTCATCGCTGCGGGTTACGATCCCGTCGTCATGATGGTTATCACCAACAGCGAGCGCTTTCGCGTGATACCGGAAGCCACTGACGTCGTCATCCATCCCCACACCATCATCATGACCTTAAAGGAGTCTGTGTAA
- a CDS encoding flavin reductase family protein, with translation MKKNVKLSSFYYGFPVFLVTTTDNSNGGINVASVSSSISLGDKIIIGVTKGSKTCSNLLSGSDVVINIPDYKLWEKVEELGKLTRSDTLSEGQIKWGVQVCHDKFSKVGLHTESSRDIAPPRVIECPIQAECKTVSTTDKGRFILVELDIINVWVDSELLGEDDVVDSSKWKPLIYNFREYDTTGDALGFNFKYGH, from the coding sequence ATGAAAAAGAACGTAAAACTCAGTTCATTTTATTATGGTTTCCCGGTTTTCCTTGTTACGACGACGGATAATAGCAACGGAGGTATCAATGTTGCTTCTGTATCATCGTCAATTTCTCTCGGCGATAAAATTATTATCGGTGTCACTAAAGGAAGTAAGACCTGCAGTAATTTATTATCCGGATCTGATGTTGTGATTAATATTCCTGATTATAAACTTTGGGAGAAAGTTGAAGAGCTGGGTAAGTTGACCAGGAGTGATACGCTATCTGAGGGGCAGATAAAATGGGGCGTTCAGGTATGCCACGATAAATTCTCCAAAGTCGGCCTTCACACTGAATCTTCTCGCGATATTGCGCCGCCTCGGGTGATTGAATGCCCTATTCAGGCGGAATGTAAAACCGTCAGCACGACGGACAAAGGGCGCTTTATTCTCGTCGAGCTGGATATTATCAATGTCTGGGTGGATAGTGAGCTATTAGGAGAGGATGATGTTGTTGATTCGTCAAAATGGAAGCCTCTGATCTACAACTTCCGCGAATACGACACCACGGGTGACGCATTAGGCTTTAACTTTAAATACGGCCATTAA
- a CDS encoding glycoside hydrolase family 1 protein, whose protein sequence is MDKNIAFPEHFLWGGAIAANQAEGAWNEDGKGPSVADAITWKPNLDLKNYHAHMALTDENIADALNGKNDAFYPKRRGIDFYHRYQGDLALFAEMGFKVLRVSIAWSRIFPTGEDREPNEAGLQFYDDLFREMRKHGIEPLVTLSHYEMPLALSEKYNGWVHRNVLDAFVRFSNVCFDRYKDLVRYWLTFNEIDSIHRHPFTTAGIREEKSAPGQAKQDIYQGLHHQFVASALVTRDCHEKIPGSQVGCMLTKLTTYPHSCRPEDVEAALKKNLENYFYADVQVFGEYPPLIKRDLERRGIHITMQPDDLAILKQYTVDFVSFSYYMSLTESTQPDAERIPGNTVLGVKNPYLPASDWGWQIDPIGLKISLLELYDRYQKPLFIVENGLGAKDVVENGKIHDPYRVDYFRSHFEQMREAIGEGVELMGFTSWGTIDIISAGTSQMSKRYGFIYVDQDDEGHGSLARLKKDSFYWYQKVIATNGADLT, encoded by the coding sequence ATGGATAAAAACATCGCATTCCCGGAACACTTTTTATGGGGCGGCGCGATTGCCGCCAATCAGGCCGAAGGCGCATGGAATGAAGACGGCAAGGGGCCGTCGGTCGCGGACGCCATTACCTGGAAACCGAATCTCGATTTGAAGAATTACCATGCCCACATGGCGCTGACGGACGAAAACATCGCTGATGCACTCAACGGCAAAAACGATGCGTTCTACCCCAAACGGCGCGGCATCGATTTCTATCACCGCTACCAAGGCGATTTGGCACTGTTTGCAGAAATGGGCTTTAAAGTGCTGCGCGTCTCCATTGCCTGGTCACGCATCTTTCCAACTGGAGAAGACCGTGAGCCGAATGAAGCAGGCTTACAGTTTTACGACGATCTGTTCCGCGAGATGCGCAAGCACGGCATCGAACCACTGGTGACGCTTTCACACTACGAAATGCCGCTGGCGCTGAGTGAAAAATACAATGGTTGGGTGCACCGCAACGTGCTGGATGCCTTCGTACGCTTTAGCAATGTTTGCTTCGATCGCTATAAGGATCTGGTGCGCTACTGGCTGACCTTTAACGAGATCGACAGTATCCATCGCCACCCATTCACCACCGCGGGTATTCGCGAAGAGAAAAGCGCGCCGGGGCAGGCTAAACAAGATATTTATCAGGGGCTGCACCACCAGTTTGTTGCTTCTGCCCTCGTCACCCGCGACTGCCATGAAAAAATCCCAGGCAGCCAGGTCGGTTGCATGCTGACCAAGCTGACGACTTACCCGCACTCCTGCCGCCCGGAAGATGTCGAAGCCGCGCTGAAAAAGAATCTCGAAAACTACTTTTATGCCGATGTGCAGGTGTTCGGTGAATATCCGCCGCTCATTAAGCGCGACCTTGAACGACGTGGTATCCACATCACCATGCAGCCCGACGATTTGGCTATTCTCAAGCAGTACACCGTTGATTTTGTGTCGTTCAGCTATTACATGTCGCTCACCGAATCCACACAGCCGGACGCCGAGAGAATCCCGGGGAATACCGTTCTGGGCGTGAAAAACCCGTACCTGCCTGCTTCGGACTGGGGATGGCAGATCGACCCTATCGGGCTGAAAATCTCCCTGCTGGAGCTTTACGACCGCTACCAGAAGCCGCTGTTTATTGTCGAAAATGGTCTGGGTGCGAAAGACGTTGTCGAGAACGGTAAAATCCACGATCCTTACCGCGTTGACTACTTCCGTTCACATTTCGAGCAAATGCGTGAAGCGATTGGCGAAGGCGTTGAACTGATGGGGTTCACCAGTTGGGGAACAATTGACATCATCAGCGCGGGCACGTCGCAAATGTCCAAACGCTATGGCTTTATCTATGTCGACCAGGATGACGAAGGCCACGGCTCTCTGGCGCGCCTGAAAAAGGATTCGTTCTACTGGTATCAGAAAGTCATTGCGACGAATGGCGCCGACCTCACCTGA
- a CDS encoding RidA family protein, with protein MTAREAVFPFGRQALYERNRYSPAIKSNGFLFVSGQVGSREDGSPEQDLKAQVRLAFDNLNAVLSVAGCTFGDVVDVTLFVVDPESNLDAIWSILPEYWGEAPYPTLTGIGVTWLYGFKFEIKVIARLP; from the coding sequence ATGACAGCACGCGAAGCAGTTTTTCCCTTCGGTCGGCAGGCGCTCTATGAGCGCAATCGCTATTCACCAGCCATCAAATCCAACGGGTTCTTGTTCGTTTCGGGGCAGGTTGGTAGCAGAGAGGATGGTTCACCTGAACAGGATCTAAAAGCGCAGGTTAGGCTGGCATTCGATAACCTTAATGCTGTTCTCTCGGTCGCGGGCTGCACGTTCGGTGACGTGGTTGACGTTACCCTCTTTGTCGTCGATCCCGAGTCAAACCTCGACGCTATCTGGAGTATCCTGCCAGAATATTGGGGGGAAGCGCCTTACCCTACGTTGACCGGGATCGGTGTGACGTGGCTTTACGGATTCAAATTTGAGATTAAGGTGATTGCCAGGCTGCCCTAA
- a CDS encoding DUF1869 domain-containing protein: MTSENKGYSLTLLNRDNKEKAEKVYLKPMAFYVPDFSAGAVLELLNELPSISENKKGFLLTVTNNNNGVSVDKDLSTVEELKDKTISAEAVKELVNIVRGYDADEETNVCGW, from the coding sequence ATGACAAGTGAAAATAAAGGGTATTCATTAACACTATTGAACCGCGACAATAAGGAAAAGGCAGAGAAAGTTTATCTCAAGCCGATGGCTTTTTATGTGCCGGATTTCTCCGCAGGCGCAGTTTTGGAATTACTCAACGAACTGCCTTCAATCAGCGAAAATAAAAAAGGTTTTCTGCTGACGGTTACGAACAATAATAACGGCGTGTCCGTTGACAAAGATCTCTCTACAGTCGAAGAATTAAAAGACAAGACAATTTCGGCTGAAGCGGTAAAAGAGCTGGTTAATATCGTACGTGGTTACGATGCGGATGAGGAGACTAACGTCTGCGGCTGGTAA
- a CDS encoding sensor domain-containing diguanylate cyclase translates to MTDNLLSHLSNALRSEDSFEGLVRQLLVMLELVTDLESTYLTQVDTEAGFQNILFAHNTKTLNIPEGVSVPWHDTLCKRALDEGQSYTPNVAECWGDSQAAKALGIMTYASTPVRMEDGQLYGTLCAASSDHKPLTTKGEQILSLFAQLIAQQVQKEWLVQQLTAANAALHEYSYTDSLTGLLNRRGVFYSLEALFSQAKNDHQQALIVFIDLDGFKKINDQFGHEAGDIFLQDVGRRLLMWGNPGDVVGRLGGDEFVFARMVNIAPGENERVIASFRDDITPLLQGNYSLGKASSLDTVSIEYLGASIGIVTADPSVEEPDGVTRRADAAMYANKITRKKDQTRAFEVITAQS, encoded by the coding sequence ATGACTGATAATTTGCTTTCTCACCTCTCGAACGCATTACGTTCAGAGGATTCCTTCGAGGGGCTCGTTCGCCAGTTATTGGTCATGCTGGAGCTGGTCACCGATCTGGAATCGACTTACCTGACGCAGGTTGACACCGAAGCAGGCTTTCAAAATATCCTGTTTGCTCACAACACGAAAACGCTCAATATTCCTGAAGGTGTCTCGGTTCCGTGGCATGACACGCTGTGCAAACGTGCGTTGGACGAAGGGCAAAGTTACACGCCTAATGTGGCCGAATGTTGGGGGGATTCGCAGGCAGCGAAAGCGCTGGGTATTATGACCTATGCCAGTACGCCGGTACGGATGGAAGACGGGCAGTTGTATGGCACTCTCTGTGCCGCGAGCTCCGACCATAAGCCGCTGACGACCAAAGGTGAACAAATCCTGAGCTTATTCGCACAGCTTATTGCTCAGCAGGTGCAGAAAGAGTGGCTGGTGCAGCAGTTAACGGCCGCAAACGCCGCGTTACATGAATATTCTTATACCGATTCACTGACCGGATTGCTTAACCGTCGAGGGGTGTTTTACTCGCTGGAAGCGTTGTTTTCTCAGGCAAAAAATGACCACCAGCAGGCGCTCATTGTGTTCATTGACCTCGATGGCTTTAAGAAAATTAACGATCAGTTCGGACATGAAGCCGGTGATATCTTCTTGCAAGACGTTGGTCGACGTTTGCTCATGTGGGGCAACCCAGGTGATGTTGTCGGGCGTCTCGGTGGTGATGAATTTGTTTTTGCCCGCATGGTAAACATTGCGCCGGGAGAGAATGAGCGTGTGATCGCTTCCTTCAGGGATGACATTACGCCTTTGTTACAGGGGAACTATTCTCTCGGTAAGGCCAGTTCGCTCGATACGGTCAGTATTGAATATTTGGGCGCAAGCATAGGGATCGTCACGGCAGATCCTTCCGTCGAGGAGCCCGATGGCGTGACTCGCCGGGCTGATGCTGCAATGTACGCCAATAAAATCACGCGAAAAAAAGATCAAACCCGCGCTTTTGAGGTCATCACAGCACAATCGTAA
- a CDS encoding DUF1971 domain-containing protein: MERIVIPANYVHTRTTPFWTKETAPASIWQRHLDAGTRQGVYPRLCVMQGTIRYYGYADETSPEPVETLTIEAGQFGVFPPEKWHRIEALSDDTLFNVDFYVDPKILIEG, from the coding sequence ATGGAACGAATTGTTATACCAGCGAATTATGTTCACACCCGTACCACGCCTTTTTGGACAAAGGAAACTGCACCGGCGTCTATCTGGCAGCGTCATTTGGATGCAGGGACACGACAAGGCGTTTACCCACGTTTGTGCGTGATGCAAGGGACAATTCGTTATTATGGTTACGCCGATGAGACCAGTCCTGAGCCCGTCGAAACGCTGACTATTGAAGCCGGACAATTTGGCGTATTCCCGCCAGAAAAATGGCACAGAATCGAAGCGTTGTCTGATGATACGCTATTTAACGTAGATTTTTATGTCGATCCAAAAATTCTGATAGAAGGTTGA